In Musa acuminata AAA Group cultivar baxijiao chromosome BXJ2-8, Cavendish_Baxijiao_AAA, whole genome shotgun sequence, one genomic interval encodes:
- the LOC135618171 gene encoding peptidyl-prolyl cis-trans isomerase CYP26-2, chloroplastic-like produces the protein MTPNKFKTFATMKQILQIPNPPPPIPRPALPPPDPYFHVAPPTPLRSCTLSRRDLAITASSLPLLVSSFWSRQAQAIEAPTARISTQEADSATGDCGNQPVAHKAFLDISIDGEPVGRIIVGLYGDTMPFGASRFATLVTGAAGISYRRKEFVKIVPSYIQHGGVRSYGVDAELAKRAGSNLEADNLVAEWEALCKKCPGTKNVAGSLGLVIRDPTKPPPKLKLVARKGKLEIDEEEVRTDPNGTEFVIAINDSPDLDASTLVVGRVLEGMDVVEKISRVKTVQENTSSPYFRVAKLIGDKRAVVAERGFNRPYSKVVVTNCGLAD, from the exons ATGACTCCCAACAAATTCAAAACATTTGCAACAATGAAGCAGATCCTACAGATCCCCAATCCACCACCCCCAATCCCTCGACCTGCGTTACCACCACCCGACCCTTATTTCCATGTCGCTCCTCCAACTCCACTGAGGAGCTGCACCCTCTCTCGCCGAGACCTCGCCATCACTGCTTCCTCGCTGCCCCTCCTCGTCTCCTCCTTTTGGTCTCGACAAGCTCAGGCCATCGAAGCACCAACCGCCAGAATCAGCACCCAAGAAGCAGATTCTGCCACCGGTGACTGTGGCAACCAACCAGTTGCACACAAGGCATTCTTGGATATCTCCATCGATGGAGAACCCGTTGGCCGAATCATTGTCGGGCTCTATGGAGACACCATGCCCTTCGGGGCCTCCCGGTTCGCGACCTTGGTGACAGGCGCCGCAGGAATTAGCTACAGGAGAAAGGAGTTTGTCAAGATAGTTCCCAGTTATATCCAGCACGGGGGTGTGAGATCATATGGCGTTGATGCCGAGCTCGCAAAGAGGGCAGGAAGCAATTTGGAGGCAGATAACTTGGTGGCGGAGTGGGAAGCTTTGTGCAAGAAATGCCCAGGAACAAAGAATGTGGCCGGATCGCTGGGACTTGTCATCAGAGACCCGACAAAACCACCACCAAAATTGAAGTTGGTTGCGAGAAAGGGCAAGCTGGAGATTGATGAAGAGGAGGTCAGGACAGACCCAAACGGAACTGAGTTCGTGATCGCCATTAACGATTCTCCAGACCTGGATGCATCAACACTGGTAGTCGGAAGAGTGCTGGAGGGGATGGATGTGGTGGAGAAGATCTCCAGGGTGAAGACCGTGCAGGAGAATACCAGCTCCCCTTACTTCAG GGTGGCAAAGCTGATTGGTGATAAGAGGGCTGTTGTTGCCGAGAGAGGATTTAACCGCCCATATTCCAAGGTTGTAGTCACCAATTGTGGCTTAGCAGATTAG